The Sphingomonas naphthae nucleotide sequence GGAGGAGTAGGGATCACGCCCAGCCAACAGCATTGGGCCTGGCGGCAACGCTGCGGCCTTCGCGTTCGGCACTGGCTTTCGAGCCGCATTGATCTGCACGGCGTTCAGCACGCGCCAAGTGGCGTCGCGGCGGAACAACTCGCTGCCGTCGTTGCGATGGGCGTACAATATGAAGCTGGAATGGCGCAGGTAGAGATTGCGGTTGGGCAGCGACTGGAATGAGGTGAGCGACTGCCCGGGCGGGCTCGCCAGCCCCGGCACCGCCACGAACTGCGCCGCCGGATCGGTTGGCAGGTTGCCCAGGAATTTCGCGCTGCCATCGGGATAGATCGTCAGATATTTGCCGTTGGCGCCCTTGAAAGTCACCACCCTGGTCTTGCCGTCGGCGGCCAGCCGGTTCTCGGTCGTGACGGTCGGCTTCACCGTCGATGCGTCATATTGCTCGATCCGCGCATCCGCCTTGGGGCCGACGAACCAGCCGGCGGTCGTGTTCAGTTCGCACGGCGCGTTGCCGACCGAGCAGGATTGCAGCGCGGCCGATGGCGGGACGGCCTGTTGGGCAAGCGCTGGTGCCGACAAGGCGGCAAGGCCGGCGAACATCATCGGCGCGGCGAAGCGCCCGGCCCGCGACAGGCCCGTGTCGAAATTCCTGATCGTCACACTGCTCTCCCCCCTCTGCGGCCAGCATGATGCGGCCGCGATAGGGAGCAGGCGTCGCGCGGACACCTGCTCCCGTCACTGGCCGAAGTTCAGTTCGGGAACTTGTTCGGCGAATTGTTCGAAAGGCTGAAGCCCTTCATGCAATTGTGCCGGCCACCGAACATCGCCCAGGCGTAGTTGGTGCCCTCGTTGACGCGGAAATTGCGGCTCTCGCCCGGCGCCAGATCGGCGACCGACCAATATTGCCCGGCCTTGTTCTTGGTCAGGACGAGCATCCGGCTCTTGCTGTTGTTGACCACGCCCGACTGGATATCGGCCGGCTGCTCGATCGAATTGTACTTCTCCCAGCCCGCCATCATCTTCACGCAGCTCGGCTGCACGAACTGGGGCGGAACGATCACATCGACGATTTTCTGGCCCTGGGCGAAGCCGGGAGCGGAGATTGCGGACGCGAGGACTGCAAATGCGGCGATGGTGTTGCGCAAATCGAATATCCTTTACTTATATGATATGGGAAGATGAACATCTGTTCACGCGATACTGGCCGAACACTTGTGTCCGACGAGCGCTATTAAGCGAGTTTCAGATTACAGGTGCATGAACCGCGACGAGCTGATTCGGAAAAATGTTATTTTTCCGTAACGGATAATCATTCGTCACAATGAACATCTATTCACGCTGAATATCTATTCATTCTGTCATTTCGTACAGATTGATGACGCGGTCTATTCGTCTGGCGCTATCAACCCAGCCGCCAATACCCCCGTCGCATAGGCCCCATGCGCCGTGGAGAAATCGCTCTCCGAACAGGCCTCGCCCGCGAAGGCGAGCCGCTGCGACGGCGGCGTCGCCAGCAGCGCCCGTGTGTCGGCATGGCCGGGGAGGGCATGGCTGTAGCTGCCGCCGAACAACGGGTCGTGGCGCCAGGCCGAGGCCGCCAGCGGGGTGAGGCGGGGGCGCCAGTCGCCGCCGAGCAGCGCGACCAGTTCGTCGATCGCGAAGGCGGCCGTGGCGTCGCGGCCGGCCCCCTCCAGATTGCGGGCGCCGGGGCCGCCGAAGAAGCCCTCGATCAACGGGCGGCCGAAGGGGCGGAGGTAATAGCTGCCGGTGCCGGCGCGGCGCGGGTCGCCGAGCAGGTGGGTGTCGGGATCAAGGTCGTCGATCGGCCCCGCGACCGACAGGAAGACCTTGTCGGCGAGGCCCAGCGGCAGGCGGCTCGCGGCGTGGAGATGGTCGTCCAGCGCGGGGGTGAAGCGGATCGCGCCCGATGCCAGCACCGCGCTCGATACGGTGACGATCGCGGCGCCCGCGCGGATGGCCCCGCGCGGCGTCTCGATCGTGACGCCGTGGGCGTCCTCGGCGATGGCGGTGGCGGGCGTGTCGAGCGCGACCGTCACCCGGCCGCCGGGCGGGGGGATTGAGGCGGCCACGAGCGCGCCATAGCCCTCGCGCACCCGCCAGTTCACCTCGCTCGCGGCATCGTCATAGGCGAGATAGTCGGCGATCGAGAGCGCCGACAGTTCGACGCCGTTGATGTAGCCCGACAGCGCCTGGAGATAGGGGTTCCAGCGGTCGCCGGGCCGCAGCAGATCGGCGGCGCGATCGGTGGCGGCGGGGTAGCCCTCGGCCCGCGCGCGGGCGGCGGCGCGCAGGCGATCGTCGAAGCGGGCGAAGGCGTCGCGGGCGGCGGCCTGCTCGGCGCGCGGGAAGCCCAGGTCGCGCCATTGCGCGCCCCAGGCGGTCGGCGTGCGATCGACGGTGAAGCCGCTGCCCTCGGCGATGCCGACCCACGGGTTGCGCTCGGCCGAATGCAGCCAGCCGCAGCCGAGATCGACCGGATGCCCGCCCGCGACGACGGTATGCGCCCGCCCGCCGAGGCGCGGCCCGGCCTCGACGATGAGGGCGGAGCGCCCGGCGGCGGCGGCGGCGCGCGCGGCGCCGATCCCGGCCGCGCCGCCGCCGATGATGGCGATGTCGGGGGTCAAGGGTGGTTCCGGTCCGGCTCCCCTCCCGCTTGCGGGAGGGGCTGGGGGTGGGCCTGCGACATTGGCGGCAGGAGCGCGACCCTCGCGGGCCGCGCGCCCACCCCTAACCCCTCCCGCAAGCGGGAGGGGGAAATGCCGTGCGTGGCGGGGGTGGGGGGCATCGGGTTCCTCGGGCGGTGGCGCTCGGGAGCGAACGGATGAGGGGAGGGTTGGTTCGCGGGATTTGTGGGAGGATGCGCCCGTCAGCCGCCTTTCAGACAGCCCCCACCCACACCGTTCGCCCTGAGCAAAGTCGAAGGGCGTGCCCCAAGCGGTGCGTCCAGTCGCACGCCCTTCGACTTCGCTCAGGACGAACGGGATTTATCGGGCGTGCAGGTGGCAGGCGTGAAGAGCCCCCCTCAATACTCGCTCTTGAACGCCGCGATCAGGCGCTGGACCAGGCCGTGGGGTGTCGCGCGGATCACGGGTTGGGCGGTGGCGCCGGACTGGCGCAGGTCGATCGGGTCGGAGGCGGCGAACTGGACGAGGCCGGCCAAGGTGGTGAAGGCCGGGCCGGAATGCGCCTCGGGCAGCCCGGTCAGCCCGCGCGGGCGGCCGACGCGGACCGATCGGCCGAGCACGCCCTGCGCGTAATCGGCGATGCCCTTCAGGTCGGCGCCGCCGCCGGTCAGCACCACCTGCCGCGCGATCGGGCCGGAGAAGCCGAGCGATTTCAGCGCCTTCTCGATCTCGCTCATCCACTGCTCCAGCCGCGCGCGGATGACGGCGATCAGCTGGGCGCGGGTGATGCGGCCGGCTTCGCTGGCGCCCTGTTCGCCGGAAAGCGGCGCCACCTCGATCATCTCGTGATTGTCGCGCGGGGAGGTCATCGCCGATCCGTGGAAGCATTTCATCCGCTCGGCCTGGCTGCGGCGCGTGCCGAAGGCCGAGGCGATGTCGTCGGTGATGTCGCTGCCGCCCAGCGGGATCGAGGCGAGGCCCACCAACAGCCCGCCGGCGAACAGCGACACGTTGGTCACCCCGCCGCCCAGCTCGATCAGCGCCACGCCCAGCTCGCGCTCCTCTTCGGAGAGGCAGGCCATGCCGGCCGCGATCGGCGAGGCGACGATCGACTTCACCGCCAGATGCGCCGATCGCACGCACAGATCGAGATTGCGGACCGGCGACGGCTCGGCCGCGACGACATGGATATCGACGCCGAGGCGATCGGCATGGAGGCCGAGCGGGGTCTTGACCCCCTGCAGCCCGTCGAGCGTGTAGAGCGTCGGCTGCGCGTGGAGGACCATGCGGCCGTCGGGATCGATCGAATTGCGCCCGGCGGCCAGCAGTGAATCGATATCGGTCTGCTCGATGCGATGCCCGCCGAGATCGACCTCGACCGAGGCCACGTCGGACACGAGCCCCCCGGCCGAGAAGCCGACCCACACATCCTCGATATTGGTGCCGGCGATGCGCTCGGCCTGCTCCACCGCCTCGCGGATGGCGCCCTCGGTGCGGCCCATGTCGGCGACATAGCCGCGCCGCACGCCCTTGGACTCGCGCTGGCCGGTGCCGAGCACCACGAGCGTGCCATTCTCGCCCGGCTCGGCGATGAGCGCGCTGATCTTGGTCGATCCGATGTCGAGCGCGGTGATGAGCTTGGTGCCCCGGGGCTGTGCCATGGCTTTCCTCAGATGCTCGCGCGATCGACGGGCTCGGCGATGCGCCGGCCGGGTTCGCTCGTCACGCGCACCACCACGCGGCTGGGATCGCGCATGTCGAAGCGGACGTAATTCTGGCCGAGCAGGCGCACGGCGGCGTCCCGCCGGGCGAAATAATCGAAGGCGGCGATGGCCTGCTTCTCGCCCTCGGGCAGCGCCAGCGTCTCGCCGGACTGGAAGCGCAGGTCCCAGCGTCGGTCGCCGATCCATGCGGCACCGGCGACTAGCGGCTTGAGGGCTGGCTGGCTGTCGATCAGCTTGGCGAATTCCGCTGCGTGCATATTGGCGCCGGGGCCGATCACCAAAGGCAGCTTCTCGGGCATGGCGGCCGGGTCGATCGCGGCGATCGAGCGGCCTTCATTGTCGATCAGGCGCAGCTGCCCCTGATATTGCCACACGGCCGCCGGCTTGCGCTCGACGATGTCCACCACCAGCGTATCGGGCAGCCGACGCGAAACGCGCGCGTCGCCGACCCAGGCGAGGCGCATCAATTGCTCGCGCGTGCCGGTCAGGTCGACCAAAGGCATCGGGCGCACCTGCTGCGTCTGGACGATCTGGTAGACGCGGCTACGATCGGCATGGGCGAGGCCGACGACCTCGATATTGTGGACCGCGAAGCCCATCCGCCCGATCGTCTCGCCGATATAGACGCCCACCATCTGCGGCAGGCCCATTAGGATCAGCCCCGCGACGACGGCGGCCAGCACGAGCAGGCCGAGCAGCCAGTTGCCGAGGCGGCGGATCGTCTCCGGCCGGATCGGGATCATGGCGACCGCCCGCGCGACCATGCCGGGGCCTTTGGGCGCCGCCTTGGCCGCCGGGCGCCGCTGGGCGGTGCCGCCCTTGCGCAGGCGCGGCGGCGACGAGGCGGCGGCGCCGCTCACAGCGCCTCTTCCACGATCCGCTGGACCAGATCGGCGTAGCTGAGCCCAATGTGGCGCGCCTGTTCGGGGACGAGGCTGAGCGGTGTCATCCCCGGCTGGGTGTTGACTTCGAGCAGGAACAGCCCGGCCTCGCCCAGCTCGTCGTCCCAGCGGAAATCGGATCGGCTGGTGCCCTTGCAGCCCAGCACATGATGCGCCTTCAACGCCATCGCCATCGCCGAGGAGGCGATCTCCGGCGGGATCTGCGCGGGGCAGATGTGGACGGTGAGGCCATCGGTATATTTGCTGTCGTAATCGTAGAAGCCGCTCTTGGGCTTCAGCTCGGTCACCGCCAGCGCGCGATCGCCCAGCACCGCGACGGTCAGTTCGCGGCCCTTGATGAAGGGTTCGGCCAGCAGATTGTCGAATTCCTGCCACGGCCCCACGACATCGCGGCCGATCGGCTGGCCGTAATTCCCCTCGGCGGTGACGATCGCCACGCCGACCGAGGAACCTTCGTTGACGGGTTTCAGCACATAGGGGCGCGGCAGCGGATCGGCGCTGTGCAGGCTTTCCGACGCGACCATCAGCCCGGTGGGCATACGGATGCCGTGCGGCACCAGCTCGTTCTTGGTCAGCTGCTTGTCGATCGCGATGACGGAGGTGGCGAGGCCCGAATGGGTATATTTCAGCCCCATCAGGTCGAGCATTCCCTGCACCGTGCCATCCTCGCCGGGGCAACCGTGCAGCGCGTTGAACACCACATCGGGCGCCGCCTCGGCCAGCCGCGCGGCGACGTGCCGGTCCATATCTATCCGGGTGACGCGGTGGCCGAGCGATTCCAGCGCGTCGGCCACGCCATTGCCGGAGGTGAGCGAGACCTCCCGTTCAGAGGACCAGCCGCCCATGAGGACGGCGACGTGGAGGCTCATCGATTCCTCCCCAGCTTGCTGGGGAGGGGGACCGCCCGAAGGGCGGTGGAGGGGGCGACGGCGGA carries:
- a CDS encoding AbfB domain-containing protein produces the protein MTIRNFDTGLSRAGRFAAPMMFAGLAALSAPALAQQAVPPSAALQSCSVGNAPCELNTTAGWFVGPKADARIEQYDASTVKPTVTTENRLAADGKTRVVTFKGANGKYLTIYPDGSAKFLGNLPTDPAAQFVAVPGLASPPGQSLTSFQSLPNRNLYLRHSSFILYAHRNDGSELFRRDATWRVLNAVQINAARKPVPNAKAAALPPGPMLLAGRDPYSSVPYYFGLYIKSNKKSFCVVDRRKKLGTKEFETRYQTWDEVPTTWCLDSKLVGGKEINGVTLKDGVLYAIDASRGTVWSSTPAKDPTALLIYTDQGMLQIVSRDGQKIYWESR
- a CDS encoding flavin monoamine oxidase family protein, whose amino-acid sequence is MTPDIAIIGGGAAGIGAARAAAAAGRSALIVEAGPRLGGRAHTVVAGGHPVDLGCGWLHSAERNPWVGIAEGSGFTVDRTPTAWGAQWRDLGFPRAEQAAARDAFARFDDRLRAAARARAEGYPAATDRAADLLRPGDRWNPYLQALSGYINGVELSALSIADYLAYDDAASEVNWRVREGYGALVAASIPPPGGRVTVALDTPATAIAEDAHGVTIETPRGAIRAGAAIVTVSSAVLASGAIRFTPALDDHLHAASRLPLGLADKVFLSVAGPIDDLDPDTHLLGDPRRAGTGSYYLRPFGRPLIEGFFGGPGARNLEGAGRDATAAFAIDELVALLGGDWRPRLTPLAASAWRHDPLFGGSYSHALPGHADTRALLATPPSQRLAFAGEACSESDFSTAHGAYATGVLAAGLIAPDE
- the ftsA gene encoding cell division protein FtsA, which codes for MAQPRGTKLITALDIGSTKISALIAEPGENGTLVVLGTGQRESKGVRRGYVADMGRTEGAIREAVEQAERIAGTNIEDVWVGFSAGGLVSDVASVEVDLGGHRIEQTDIDSLLAAGRNSIDPDGRMVLHAQPTLYTLDGLQGVKTPLGLHADRLGVDIHVVAAEPSPVRNLDLCVRSAHLAVKSIVASPIAAGMACLSEEERELGVALIELGGGVTNVSLFAGGLLVGLASIPLGGSDITDDIASAFGTRRSQAERMKCFHGSAMTSPRDNHEMIEVAPLSGEQGASEAGRITRAQLIAVIRARLEQWMSEIEKALKSLGFSGPIARQVVLTGGGADLKGIADYAQGVLGRSVRVGRPRGLTGLPEAHSGPAFTTLAGLVQFAASDPIDLRQSGATAQPVIRATPHGLVQRLIAAFKSEY
- a CDS encoding cell division protein FtsQ/DivIB, giving the protein MSGAAASSPPRLRKGGTAQRRPAAKAAPKGPGMVARAVAMIPIRPETIRRLGNWLLGLLVLAAVVAGLILMGLPQMVGVYIGETIGRMGFAVHNIEVVGLAHADRSRVYQIVQTQQVRPMPLVDLTGTREQLMRLAWVGDARVSRRLPDTLVVDIVERKPAAVWQYQGQLRLIDNEGRSIAAIDPAAMPEKLPLVIGPGANMHAAEFAKLIDSQPALKPLVAGAAWIGDRRWDLRFQSGETLALPEGEKQAIAAFDYFARRDAAVRLLGQNYVRFDMRDPSRVVVRVTSEPGRRIAEPVDRASI
- a CDS encoding D-alanine--D-alanine ligase, translated to MSLHVAVLMGGWSSEREVSLTSGNGVADALESLGHRVTRIDMDRHVAARLAEAAPDVVFNALHGCPGEDGTVQGMLDLMGLKYTHSGLATSVIAIDKQLTKNELVPHGIRMPTGLMVASESLHSADPLPRPYVLKPVNEGSSVGVAIVTAEGNYGQPIGRDVVGPWQEFDNLLAEPFIKGRELTVAVLGDRALAVTELKPKSGFYDYDSKYTDGLTVHICPAQIPPEIASSAMAMALKAHHVLGCKGTSRSDFRWDDELGEAGLFLLEVNTQPGMTPLSLVPEQARHIGLSYADLVQRIVEEAL